In Polynucleobacter sp. MWH-S4W17, a genomic segment contains:
- a CDS encoding ATP-binding cassette domain-containing protein: MVNAMETFEKFIELKDIIVKSNGRTILNIQHALIPADRITACIGPNGAGKTTLLKLLDGLVKPDGGTVSYSFKTKTALVLHHTPMIKASAKTNIAMVCDADASITNADIDSVIEQVGLSELANSPAHKLSAGERQKVCLGRAILQKPNLVLLDEPTANLDPKTTEQVEELIRQFDRQGVDVIFSSHQLAQVQRLAEYIIFIDQGEIKEKGPVGPFFSNPQTPAAKRYLRQELLST; the protein is encoded by the coding sequence ATGGTTAATGCAATGGAAACTTTTGAAAAGTTCATTGAGCTCAAAGACATCATCGTCAAAAGCAATGGCAGAACCATTCTGAATATCCAGCACGCCCTCATTCCAGCAGACAGAATTACTGCTTGTATTGGCCCCAATGGCGCTGGCAAAACTACTCTTCTGAAACTTCTAGATGGGCTCGTTAAGCCAGATGGCGGAACAGTGAGTTACTCGTTTAAAACAAAAACGGCTTTGGTTTTACATCACACCCCGATGATCAAAGCCTCAGCAAAAACAAATATCGCAATGGTTTGTGATGCGGACGCGTCCATTACGAATGCTGATATAGACTCTGTGATTGAGCAAGTAGGTTTAAGCGAGTTAGCCAACAGCCCAGCACATAAATTATCCGCAGGCGAAAGACAAAAGGTTTGCCTTGGAAGAGCTATTCTGCAAAAACCCAATTTGGTTCTACTAGATGAGCCTACTGCCAATCTCGACCCCAAGACTACCGAACAGGTTGAAGAGCTGATTCGTCAATTTGACCGTCAGGGGGTAGATGTGATTTTTTCATCCCATCAACTTGCCCAAGTACAAAGACTAGCTGAGTACATTATCTTCATTGACCAAGGGGAAATAAAGGAAAAGGGACCCGTAGGCCCCTTCTTTAGCAATCCTCAAACTCCAGCAGCTAAACGCTACTTACGGCAAGAATTACTTTCCACCTAA
- a CDS encoding ABC transporter permease, translating to MLKAFQDALSLLAHLDGGVMGIVWVSLQVSLTALLVGTLLGLPIGALLATERFAGKRTIIVILNTLMGVPTVIVGVLVYLMLSRTGPLGMWGWLFTVKGMTVAQTLLTTPLIAALSRQILEDSWKIHRDSFLSLKLPPLSRFKWLIWDCRFSLTIAVLAGLARAISEVGAVMIVGGNIDHSTRTMTTAIALETSKGDLPLALALGIVLLAIVLLANLFTFAVRQIAEHRYG from the coding sequence ATGTTAAAAGCTTTTCAAGATGCCCTTTCCTTGTTAGCCCACCTCGATGGCGGTGTAATGGGGATCGTCTGGGTTTCTCTACAGGTCAGCCTTACCGCCCTTCTGGTTGGAACGCTTTTGGGTCTACCGATTGGCGCCCTTCTGGCCACCGAACGTTTTGCGGGCAAAAGGACCATCATTGTGATCCTGAACACCCTCATGGGTGTGCCTACAGTCATAGTTGGCGTATTGGTATATCTCATGCTGTCACGTACAGGGCCCCTTGGCATGTGGGGCTGGCTATTTACAGTAAAGGGTATGACTGTGGCTCAAACATTGCTCACAACCCCTTTAATCGCAGCCCTTAGCCGCCAAATCCTGGAGGACTCCTGGAAAATACATCGCGATTCCTTTCTGAGCCTTAAATTGCCACCCCTTTCCCGCTTTAAATGGCTGATATGGGATTGCCGCTTCTCGCTGACCATTGCCGTGCTTGCCGGCCTAGCTAGAGCCATATCCGAGGTTGGAGCGGTCATGATTGTTGGTGGCAATATTGATCATTCCACCAGAACAATGACAACTGCGATTGCGCTGGAGACTAGCAAAGGCGACCTACCTTTAGCCCTTGCCCTTGGCATCGTCTTGCTCGCCATTGTTCTTCTGGCCAATTTATTTACCTTTGCAGTTCGCCAAATTGCGGAGCATCGCTATGGTTAA
- a CDS encoding (2Fe-2S)-binding protein, whose translation MAEVVCLCNEVLDVDLREYLDTHPIDSIDELRERASICNKCMQCQDLVESEIYLARVRRQRAAGQF comes from the coding sequence ATGGCTGAAGTGGTGTGCCTCTGCAATGAGGTCCTCGACGTGGATTTGCGCGAATATTTAGATACTCACCCGATAGACTCGATTGACGAGTTGCGGGAGCGGGCATCCATTTGCAATAAATGCATGCAGTGTCAAGATTTAGTCGAGAGCGAAATCTACTTGGCGCGCGTTCGACGTCAACGTGCCGCAGGTCAGTTTTAA
- a CDS encoding endonuclease/exonuclease/phosphatase family protein — MNVHKGVSPLHRHSTIYQLREKMRSHHPDLLFLQELQQEHRGRVRRFSQWPLTELTHFLSEDFWRDWHYGKNVEYRDGHHGNAILSKHPQQKGNNYDISAYRFESRGLLHSVTTLDGKDQPIHCFCVHLALFERGRERQLEAIIGHIQELTQNGPTIVAGDFNDWRNRVSAPMKAAGFDEVFELLTGSPAKTFPSVKPLLSMDRIYVRGIKVHSAEILYEWLKLSDHLGITAELELE; from the coding sequence ATGAATGTCCATAAGGGGGTATCTCCCTTACATAGACATTCCACGATTTACCAGCTGCGAGAAAAAATGCGTAGTCATCACCCAGATCTACTTTTCTTGCAGGAGCTGCAACAGGAGCATCGGGGTAGAGTGCGTCGCTTTAGCCAATGGCCGTTAACAGAGTTGACCCACTTTCTTTCGGAAGACTTTTGGCGCGATTGGCATTATGGGAAAAATGTCGAGTATCGCGATGGGCATCATGGTAATGCCATCCTCTCTAAGCACCCTCAACAAAAAGGAAATAACTACGATATTTCAGCATATCGTTTTGAGAGTCGTGGCCTGCTACATAGCGTTACTACTTTGGATGGCAAGGATCAACCGATTCATTGTTTCTGTGTGCATTTGGCGCTTTTCGAGCGGGGCAGAGAGCGACAGTTGGAGGCTATCATTGGGCATATCCAGGAACTCACTCAAAATGGACCTACGATCGTGGCTGGAGACTTCAATGATTGGCGCAATCGTGTGAGCGCTCCCATGAAGGCTGCCGGCTTTGATGAAGTATTTGAATTGCTGACTGGCTCTCCAGCAAAAACGTTTCCTAGTGTGAAGCCATTGCTTTCAATGGATAGGATTTATGTTCGAGGAATAAAAGTACATTCAGCGGAAATTTTGTATGAATGGTTAAAACTATCAGATCACCTGGGTATTACTGCTGAATTGGAACTTGAATGA
- the cls gene encoding cardiolipin synthase has translation MNDFLGFFINTQSTFNLRLILLIHFSFVTYFIFLIISVRRPVGVAFAWIFIVMTFPLLGISLYILIGERPVGRVLTRKIIRMNREYQETTELMRKQFIGDREKLPMEGRALSLLAESKNGSPVVAGNKIKLHTESLKILQNFIDEINSAKKSLHLEFYIWALGGDADRVCEALIAAAKRGVACRVLLDSLGSKDWFKSAWPKRFKAAGIQVTEALPIQIGRFQFRRADLRLHRKIFVVDGSVVWTGSMNMVDPRTFKQDSGVGEWVDAMVRIEGPVASQFELTFSFDWSVDNPKITHFNDRELPVSPHEGGVLAQEFSSGPVYRDDILYQVLLSAIMDARQELTITTPYFGPDDGLLQALMAASARGVKVTLIVPKLNDSKLVAWSSRSFYGDLMNAGVKIAEFHGGLLHTKSLLIDRRIAIFGSVNFDQRSLRLNFEISLIVYNDDFCANLGKLIASYLEQSDYVDPKTWAKRPRWHRYLENAAHLTSPLL, from the coding sequence ATGAATGACTTCTTAGGATTTTTTATTAATACACAATCTACATTTAATTTGAGATTGATTTTATTAATCCATTTCTCATTTGTAACGTATTTTATTTTCCTTATTATTTCTGTAAGAAGACCTGTTGGCGTAGCTTTTGCGTGGATATTTATTGTGATGACGTTCCCTCTATTGGGAATAAGTTTGTATATTTTGATTGGTGAGCGCCCAGTTGGAAGAGTCTTGACTCGAAAAATTATTCGGATGAATCGCGAATACCAGGAAACTACTGAGCTGATGAGGAAGCAATTTATTGGCGATAGAGAGAAATTGCCAATGGAAGGTAGGGCCTTGAGTCTGCTTGCAGAATCTAAGAACGGCTCACCCGTGGTTGCTGGCAATAAGATTAAATTGCACACAGAATCATTAAAAATTCTACAAAATTTCATTGATGAAATTAACTCAGCCAAGAAAAGCCTCCATTTAGAGTTCTATATCTGGGCATTGGGCGGTGATGCGGATCGGGTTTGCGAGGCTTTGATAGCCGCAGCCAAGCGTGGTGTTGCATGCCGTGTTTTGTTGGACTCACTCGGAAGTAAAGATTGGTTTAAGTCTGCTTGGCCCAAACGTTTTAAAGCGGCTGGCATTCAAGTCACTGAGGCATTGCCGATTCAGATTGGCCGCTTCCAGTTCCGCCGTGCAGATCTGCGCTTGCATCGAAAAATATTTGTGGTGGACGGATCCGTGGTGTGGACTGGCAGTATGAATATGGTCGACCCTCGTACTTTTAAGCAGGACTCTGGAGTGGGAGAGTGGGTTGATGCCATGGTGCGCATTGAAGGTCCAGTTGCATCTCAGTTTGAACTCACGTTTTCTTTTGACTGGAGTGTTGATAACCCTAAAATTACCCACTTCAATGATCGCGAGCTACCAGTATCGCCACATGAGGGTGGCGTTTTAGCTCAGGAGTTTTCATCTGGCCCGGTATACCGAGACGATATTCTTTATCAAGTGCTCTTGTCAGCCATTATGGATGCTAGACAAGAGTTAACCATTACTACGCCATACTTTGGCCCAGATGATGGCTTGCTTCAGGCATTGATGGCGGCTTCAGCCCGTGGAGTAAAGGTTACCCTGATCGTCCCTAAGTTAAATGATTCCAAATTGGTCGCCTGGAGTAGCAGAAGTTTCTATGGTGATTTAATGAATGCAGGCGTCAAAATCGCAGAGTTCCATGGAGGCCTCTTGCATACCAAGAGTTTGTTGATTGATAGGCGGATTGCAATCTTTGGTTCAGTGAATTTTGATCAACGTAGTTTGCGTCTGAACTTTGAAATTAGCTTAATTGTGTATAACGATGACTTCTGCGCCAATCTTGGGAAGCTGATTGCGTCCTACTTAGAGCAATCAGATTATGTTGATCCTAAGACCTGGGCAAAGCGCCCGCGCTGGCATCGTTATCTCGAAAACGCAGCGCATCTTACTTCACCACTGCTTTAA
- a CDS encoding CaiB/BaiF CoA-transferase family protein, with product MSIRPLDGITVVSLEHAIAAPFCTRQLADLGARVIKVERPGGGDFARGYDTQVDGLCSHFVWVNRSKESLTLDLKQPSAIAALKTLLKTADVLVQNLAPGAAARMGLTAEILQKDNPKLILCDISGYGSDGPYRDKKAYDLLIQSEAGFLSITGTPENPSKAGNSIADIAAGMYAYTNILAALLQRGKTGKGSVIDISMLESLTEWMSFPLYYAYKGAEPPPRNGASHATIYPYGPFKAGDGKTVMLGLQNEREWVQFCETVLENPALAQDERFDRNFKRNEKRAELLDIIDTCFGGLTSEQLIARLEKAQIANAHLNDMEGLWKHEQFKARNRWTQVDTPNGAIAALLPPGLNSSYDYRMDPIPAIGDHTDSILKELGLGESDIASMKASGAI from the coding sequence ATGAGCATTCGCCCACTGGATGGTATTACTGTTGTTTCTTTAGAGCATGCTATTGCCGCACCTTTCTGTACGCGCCAATTAGCGGACTTAGGCGCACGAGTCATTAAAGTTGAGAGGCCTGGCGGCGGTGACTTTGCGAGGGGTTATGACACCCAAGTAGATGGACTCTGCTCTCACTTTGTATGGGTCAATCGCTCTAAGGAAAGTTTGACCCTAGATCTTAAGCAGCCATCAGCAATTGCAGCACTCAAGACTTTGTTGAAGACCGCCGATGTCTTAGTGCAAAACCTGGCGCCAGGTGCTGCTGCACGTATGGGACTCACAGCTGAGATTTTGCAGAAAGATAATCCAAAACTGATTTTGTGCGATATCTCGGGCTATGGTAGTGACGGCCCTTATCGAGATAAGAAAGCCTACGACTTACTTATTCAGAGTGAAGCAGGATTCTTGTCGATTACCGGAACGCCTGAAAACCCTAGCAAGGCTGGAAATTCCATTGCTGACATTGCAGCCGGCATGTATGCCTATACCAATATCTTAGCCGCTCTCTTGCAAAGAGGAAAAACAGGTAAAGGCTCGGTCATCGATATCTCTATGCTCGAGTCTCTTACCGAATGGATGAGCTTTCCTCTGTATTACGCCTACAAAGGTGCAGAACCGCCACCGCGCAATGGCGCCTCTCACGCCACCATCTATCCATACGGCCCCTTTAAGGCAGGCGATGGTAAGACAGTCATGCTCGGCTTACAGAATGAACGTGAGTGGGTGCAGTTTTGCGAAACCGTTTTAGAAAACCCTGCACTTGCCCAAGATGAACGCTTTGATCGTAACTTCAAGCGCAATGAAAAGCGCGCAGAACTTTTAGATATTATTGACACTTGCTTTGGCGGCCTTACTTCCGAGCAATTAATTGCAAGACTAGAAAAAGCGCAGATTGCAAATGCCCACCTTAATGATATGGAGGGTCTTTGGAAGCATGAGCAGTTTAAAGCGCGCAATCGTTGGACCCAGGTGGATACCCCCAACGGTGCGATTGCTGCCTTGCTGCCCCCAGGATTAAATAGCAGCTATGACTATCGTATGGACCCCATCCCTGCGATTGGAGATCATACCGACTCCATTCTTAAAGAATTAGGGTTGGGAGAGTCTGACATTGCTAGCATGAAGGCAAGCGGCGCGATTTAA
- a CDS encoding acyl-CoA dehydrogenase family protein: MNHPIPKPDQYQEMREALRDLCGSFDSAYWQKIDHERGYPEAFVDAMTKAGWLAALIPEEYGGSGLGLAEASVIMEEINFSGGNSGSCHGQMYNMGTLLRHGSDAQKKMYLPKIASGELRLQSMAVTEPTTGTDTTKLKTTAVKKGDKYVVNGQKVWISRIQHSDLMILLARTTPLSEVQRKSEGMSIFIVNLADAIGKGMEVRPIANMVNHETNEVFFDNLEIPAENLIGTEGQGFKYILDGLNAERVLIAAECIGDAYWFIDRARRYANDRVVFDRPIGKNQGIQFPIADSYIETEAANLMRFKACELFDNHQPCGPEANMAKYLAAKASWEAANVCLQTHGGFGFANEYDVERKFRETRLYQVAPISTNLIYSYIAEHVLGLPRSF, encoded by the coding sequence ATGAATCACCCTATTCCTAAGCCAGACCAATACCAAGAAATGCGTGAAGCATTGCGAGATCTCTGTGGCTCTTTTGATTCTGCCTATTGGCAAAAGATTGATCACGAACGAGGTTATCCAGAGGCTTTTGTGGATGCGATGACTAAGGCTGGCTGGCTGGCTGCCTTAATTCCGGAAGAATATGGTGGCTCCGGCTTAGGCCTTGCTGAAGCCTCAGTAATTATGGAAGAGATTAATTTTTCTGGGGGTAACTCAGGCTCATGTCACGGGCAGATGTACAACATGGGTACCCTACTTCGCCATGGCTCAGACGCGCAGAAAAAAATGTATCTTCCCAAAATTGCTTCGGGAGAACTTCGCCTTCAAAGCATGGCCGTTACCGAACCAACCACTGGTACCGACACCACTAAACTGAAAACGACGGCAGTTAAAAAAGGTGATAAGTATGTAGTCAATGGTCAAAAGGTGTGGATCTCCAGAATTCAACACTCTGACTTAATGATTTTGCTGGCGCGCACTACTCCACTTAGTGAAGTACAACGCAAGTCAGAAGGCATGTCGATCTTTATCGTCAATCTCGCTGACGCCATTGGCAAAGGCATGGAAGTGCGACCCATTGCTAACATGGTGAACCACGAAACTAACGAAGTGTTCTTCGATAACCTAGAAATCCCCGCAGAGAATCTGATTGGTACCGAAGGCCAAGGATTTAAATACATTTTGGATGGCTTAAATGCCGAGCGAGTCTTGATCGCTGCTGAATGTATTGGTGATGCGTACTGGTTTATTGATCGCGCCCGTCGCTATGCCAATGACCGAGTCGTTTTTGATCGCCCAATAGGTAAAAACCAAGGGATTCAATTTCCGATTGCTGATAGCTATATTGAAACCGAAGCCGCAAATCTCATGCGCTTTAAAGCTTGTGAGTTATTTGACAATCACCAACCCTGTGGCCCAGAAGCTAATATGGCGAAATACCTAGCCGCAAAAGCCTCATGGGAAGCAGCAAATGTCTGCTTGCAAACTCATGGTGGCTTTGGCTTTGCCAATGAATACGATGTTGAACGTAAATTTAGAGAAACTCGCCTTTACCAAGTGGCGCCTATTTCAACGAATTTAATTTACTCCTATATTGCTGAACATGTTCTTGGTCTCCCAAGATCCTTCTAG
- a CDS encoding YqaA family protein, translating into MDTVFEHFFGWFEMPSVGLPAVFISAFISATLIPAGSEPILFGYITLNPHLFWAAIAVATVGNTLGGMLDWWLGVIARNSFKVMDEPRNTRLKRWLEEWGPKLLLLSWLPVLGDPLCLAAGWLKLPWQPCLIYMFIGKLLRFITITWLLTLVPESFWHQLGHWLHLI; encoded by the coding sequence ATGGACACGGTATTCGAGCATTTTTTTGGGTGGTTTGAAATGCCTTCTGTTGGCTTGCCGGCAGTATTTATCAGCGCGTTTATTTCCGCAACATTAATACCGGCTGGTTCCGAACCTATTCTGTTTGGCTATATCACTCTTAACCCCCACTTATTTTGGGCGGCGATTGCAGTTGCCACGGTTGGCAATACATTAGGGGGGATGCTAGATTGGTGGCTGGGGGTGATAGCACGCAATAGCTTTAAGGTAATGGATGAGCCCCGCAATACCCGCCTAAAGCGTTGGCTTGAAGAGTGGGGGCCTAAGTTGTTGTTGCTGTCTTGGTTGCCTGTATTGGGTGACCCCTTATGTCTAGCGGCGGGATGGTTAAAGCTCCCGTGGCAGCCATGTCTGATTTACATGTTTATCGGTAAGCTCTTGCGCTTTATTACGATTACCTGGTTACTTACTTTGGTCCCTGAAAGTTTTTGGCACCAGCTAGGTCACTGGCTTCATCTCATCTAA
- a CDS encoding ABC transporter ATP-binding protein: protein MLRVENLNAWYDRSHVLQGISLEVNKGEIVTLMGRNGAGKTTTLRSLMGLLSKRQGKASIDGTSFLDLPAHERFHLGLAYVPEDRRIVPGLTVKENLELGVIAKKNSGDMSALVDEIAETFPRLKERLHQDGTSMSGGEQQMLAIARAMIGKPKVILLDEPSEGIMPVLVEEMFELFAKLKQEGLTILLVEQNVQQALKISDRAYILDQGEIVFHDTAQNLLNNDEVQQKYCAV, encoded by the coding sequence ATGTTGCGTGTAGAAAACTTAAACGCTTGGTATGACCGTAGTCACGTATTGCAAGGCATCTCACTTGAGGTGAACAAAGGTGAGATCGTTACTTTGATGGGCCGCAATGGTGCCGGCAAAACCACTACCCTACGGTCTCTGATGGGCCTGTTATCTAAACGCCAAGGTAAAGCATCCATTGATGGCACTTCATTTTTAGATTTACCTGCTCACGAGCGCTTTCATTTAGGTCTGGCATATGTTCCAGAGGATCGCCGCATCGTTCCCGGGCTGACTGTTAAAGAAAATTTAGAGCTTGGGGTGATCGCCAAGAAGAACTCAGGTGACATGAGTGCATTAGTTGATGAGATTGCTGAAACCTTCCCCAGACTAAAAGAGCGCTTACATCAAGACGGCACATCAATGTCTGGTGGCGAGCAACAAATGTTGGCTATTGCCAGAGCCATGATTGGTAAGCCTAAAGTCATTCTGCTCGACGAACCCTCAGAAGGCATCATGCCGGTCTTGGTTGAAGAGATGTTTGAGCTCTTTGCAAAACTAAAGCAAGAAGGTCTAACCATTCTACTGGTGGAGCAAAACGTACAACAAGCTTTGAAAATTTCTGATCGCGCCTATATTCTTGATCAAGGCGAGATTGTTTTTCATGACACTGCTCAGAACCTCTTAAACAATGACGAGGTTCAGCAGAAGTATTGCGCCGTTTAG
- a CDS encoding ABC transporter ATP-binding protein — protein MNRATTTPILEARHVSKSFGKFKALQDVSTCFMPGTLTAIIGPNGAGKSTFFNVLSGAFPPTSGQILFNGKDITGMQQHEFARIGISKSFQITNVFKQLSVHENVRVAAQMETARYNFLRNAQSYPKPIEIADELLHRVNLEHLRNKKTGDLAHGQQRALEIAMALACNPSLLLLDEPTAGMSPEETLVMMELIRTLASERTVILVEHKMKLIMGLCKRIIVLHHGEFLAEGTPEEIQNNAEVRRVYLGQG, from the coding sequence ATGAATAGAGCAACTACAACCCCTATTCTTGAAGCACGTCACGTTAGTAAGAGCTTTGGTAAGTTCAAAGCTTTGCAGGATGTGTCTACTTGCTTTATGCCTGGAACACTTACGGCCATTATTGGCCCTAATGGCGCAGGCAAAAGCACCTTCTTCAATGTCTTGAGTGGCGCATTCCCTCCAACAAGCGGTCAAATTCTATTTAATGGCAAAGATATCACTGGTATGCAGCAGCATGAATTTGCTCGAATTGGAATCTCTAAAAGCTTTCAAATTACCAATGTCTTTAAGCAGCTCAGCGTTCACGAGAATGTTCGCGTAGCAGCACAGATGGAAACGGCGCGCTACAACTTCCTCCGTAACGCCCAAAGCTATCCCAAGCCAATTGAGATCGCCGATGAATTACTGCATCGAGTTAATCTAGAGCACTTACGCAATAAGAAGACGGGTGACTTAGCGCATGGCCAACAGCGCGCCCTGGAAATTGCGATGGCATTGGCCTGCAACCCCAGCCTTCTATTGCTAGATGAACCCACTGCCGGCATGTCTCCAGAAGAAACTTTGGTCATGATGGAATTGATTCGCACACTTGCTAGTGAGCGCACGGTTATTTTGGTTGAACACAAGATGAAACTCATCATGGGCCTTTGTAAGCGCATCATCGTACTGCACCATGGCGAGTTCTTGGCAGAAGGCACTCCAGAAGAAATCCAAAATAATGCAGAGGTACGTCGTGTGTACCTAGGTCAAGGTTAA
- a CDS encoding branched-chain amino acid ABC transporter permease, which translates to MNSFFQLIARHRVLACMLFLAIFPFIMPYEALAINILIFGLFAMGFNLLFGYMGLLSFGHAAFLGIGSYITGIAIVHYGLPWGAAILVGVIGAALGGLIMGYLAIRTRGIYFSMVTLALGQIVYYIFYKAESLTGGENGLRGVRVDEFNILGIPVDFLNPLIKYYIILFFVVIAIWLISRILSSPLGAVMEAIRENEKRAAACGFDVARTKLLVFVLSAAICGLAGSLRALHLSIVPIDSLHYLQSGQAVMMSILGGMGTFFGPFIGAAVMLYLEDVVTTFTKHWMAVVGLVFMFFVLFFPKGIWGTILSKLQINQDSK; encoded by the coding sequence ATGAATTCATTTTTCCAACTCATTGCACGTCATCGCGTACTAGCTTGCATGCTGTTCTTAGCAATCTTTCCATTCATCATGCCGTATGAAGCCTTGGCAATCAATATTTTGATCTTTGGTTTATTCGCCATGGGCTTTAACTTGCTGTTTGGTTACATGGGCCTACTATCTTTTGGTCATGCAGCCTTCCTAGGCATTGGTAGCTATATCACCGGCATAGCCATTGTTCACTATGGTTTACCTTGGGGCGCCGCCATTCTGGTTGGCGTCATTGGCGCCGCTCTTGGCGGCCTCATCATGGGCTACCTGGCCATTCGCACTCGTGGCATCTACTTCTCCATGGTGACCTTAGCGCTTGGTCAAATTGTGTACTACATCTTCTATAAGGCAGAGAGCCTTACTGGTGGTGAGAATGGTTTACGAGGTGTCCGCGTAGATGAATTCAACATTTTAGGCATCCCAGTCGACTTCTTAAATCCATTGATCAAGTACTACATTATTCTTTTCTTTGTAGTGATTGCCATTTGGCTTATTTCCCGTATCCTAAGCTCACCTTTAGGTGCCGTAATGGAAGCGATTCGCGAGAATGAGAAGCGCGCAGCAGCTTGTGGATTTGATGTAGCCCGTACCAAACTATTGGTTTTCGTATTGTCAGCGGCGATTTGTGGCTTAGCAGGCTCATTGCGCGCCCTCCACCTCTCTATCGTGCCAATTGATTCTCTGCACTATCTGCAGTCTGGTCAGGCAGTCATGATGAGCATTCTCGGTGGAATGGGCACCTTCTTTGGTCCATTTATCGGCGCAGCAGTCATGCTCTACTTGGAAGACGTGGTCACCACCTTCACCAAGCATTGGATGGCTGTTGTTGGTTTAGTGTTCATGTTCTTTGTGCTGTTCTTCCCTAAAGGCATTTGGGGAACCATTCTGAGCAAGCTACAAATTAATCAGGATTCGAAATAA
- a CDS encoding branched-chain amino acid ABC transporter permease gives MQLLTGIALGSIYALLALGLCLIFGMLNVVNFAHGAFFMVGAFLGVYFLGITGSFWFSLALTPLITGCIGLVTERFLVRPLYGRGLDYPLLLTFGLSYVLIEVIRITFGIEGLPSVTPEGLGGTVNVGIGYFPKYRLFLIAATAVVILGVWFFIQKTRYGLIIKAGAADQEIVKVLGIDIAKVWLLVFGLGCAIAGLSGILASPTRSVNPEMGIPILAESFVVTVVGGMGSPVGAVLAGLLVGVVYSMTSLFFPDLAELSIFVLMAVVLLIRPQGLFGKAGAMG, from the coding sequence ATGCAATTGCTTACAGGTATCGCCTTAGGCAGTATTTATGCACTTCTAGCCCTTGGCCTATGTCTCATTTTTGGCATGCTGAACGTGGTGAACTTTGCACATGGCGCCTTCTTTATGGTGGGCGCATTTTTAGGCGTCTACTTCCTGGGTATCACCGGAAGCTTTTGGTTCAGTCTGGCACTAACACCCCTAATAACAGGCTGTATTGGTCTTGTAACCGAGCGTTTCTTAGTTAGACCGCTCTATGGTCGCGGTCTCGATTACCCCCTTCTTCTTACCTTTGGTCTTTCTTATGTTTTGATCGAAGTTATACGTATAACCTTTGGCATCGAAGGCCTTCCGTCAGTTACCCCAGAGGGTCTTGGCGGAACAGTGAATGTAGGCATTGGTTATTTCCCTAAATATCGCCTCTTCCTCATTGCGGCTACTGCAGTCGTCATTTTGGGTGTTTGGTTCTTCATTCAAAAGACGCGTTATGGCCTCATCATTAAAGCCGGCGCTGCCGACCAAGAAATTGTGAAGGTCTTAGGCATCGATATTGCTAAGGTTTGGCTTTTGGTTTTTGGGTTGGGTTGCGCAATTGCCGGTCTTTCAGGAATTCTTGCCTCACCAACACGCTCAGTCAATCCAGAGATGGGTATTCCCATTCTGGCGGAATCTTTTGTGGTGACCGTTGTAGGCGGCATGGGCTCTCCAGTCGGCGCAGTGCTGGCTGGCTTGTTAGTGGGTGTGGTCTACAGCATGACCTCCCTCTTCTTCCCCGACTTAGCAGAACTTTCCATTTTTGTACTGATGGCTGTAGTGCTGTTAATTCGCCCACAAGGTTTATTTGGCAAAGCAGGAGCAATGGGCTAA